The following nucleotide sequence is from Pseudomonas sp. S09G 359.
TCGGTTGCGGATGAAAAACGCGAAAGTAGCCGTGACGCAGTAACCCCTGTGGGAGCGGGCTTGCTCGCGAATACGGAGTGTCAGCCAGCCCATCCGGTGACTGACTCACCGTATTCGCGAGCAAGCCCGCTCCCACATTTTTGATCGCATTCCACTGAAAAAGCCCCGGTTATCCGGGGCTTTTTGTTTAGAGCGTGGAGCGTACTCGCCATAGCTCGGGGAACAGCACGGTATCGAGCATCTTGCGCAAATACCCCACCCCTTCCGTGCCGCCTGTGCCCGGCTGGAAGCCGATAATCCGCTCCACCGTGGTCACATGCCTGAAGCGCCACTGGCGGAAGGAATCTTCCAGGTCGATAAACTTCTCGGCCAACTGATACAAATCCCAGTAGCGGCTCGGGTCGCGATACACCTCACGCCACGCCGCCTCCACGGATTCATCGTGCACCGTGGCCGCCGTCGGGTCGCGTTCGGCGCGGGCCGGGTCAATCGCCAGGCCCGCCTTGGCCATCAGGTTGATCGCCTCGTCATACAGCGACGGCGTGGCAATCGCCACTTTCAACTCGTTCAGCAGTTCCGGCCGATGGGCGTGGGGCCGCAACAGCGCCGCACTTTTATTGCCGAGGATAAATTCGATCTCACGGTACTGGAACGACTGGAACCCCGACGACTGCCCCAGGAATGGGCGGATCGCCTTGTATTCCGATGGCGTCATCGTCGCCAGCACCGCCCAGGCGTGCACCAGTTGATCAAAGATCCGCGACACCCGCGCCAGCATCTTGAACGCCGGCGCCAGCTCGCCCAGGCGCACGTGCTCGCGGGCGGCCTTGAGTTCGTGGAGCATCAGTTTCATCCACAGCTCGGACGTCTGGTGCTGGATGATAAACAGCATCTCGTTGTGGTCCGGCGACAGCGGGTGCTGGGCACTGAGGACTTTGCCCAGGTC
It contains:
- the kynA gene encoding tryptophan 2,3-dioxygenase; translation: MSQCPFSPDYQPPEEWHNAELNFSESMSYGDYLDLGKVLSAQHPLSPDHNEMLFIIQHQTSELWMKLMLHELKAAREHVRLGELAPAFKMLARVSRIFDQLVHAWAVLATMTPSEYKAIRPFLGQSSGFQSFQYREIEFILGNKSAALLRPHAHRPELLNELKVAIATPSLYDEAINLMAKAGLAIDPARAERDPTAATVHDESVEAAWREVYRDPSRYWDLYQLAEKFIDLEDSFRQWRFRHVTTVERIIGFQPGTGGTEGVGYLRKMLDTVLFPELWRVRSTL